One genomic segment of Acaryochloris marina S15 includes these proteins:
- a CDS encoding ISL3 family transposase produces the protein MDNSIRIPLNLPDVQVLELSKTERGDWLIKIESTLQGTTCHKCGHEITDLHCHDQALRIRHMPLFEVPVYLEIRPKRYRCGYCDDHPTTTQRLEWHEPRSPNTKAYEHWLLRILINSTVSDVARKLGVSEGVVSGIIDRWIACQVDWSEYLDLKVIGIDEISLKRGHRDFVVLITIPTTGGVDILAVLADRKQQTVANFLKSIPLHLRQTIERVCTDMYQGFVSAVREQLPQSKIVIDRFHVAKAYRNCADTVRKREVKRLRQELPKQDYDSIKGAMWAFRKRPENLQESEQQLLERVFAYSPEMKQAYKLREELTQIFEGRYTKNGAKCAIRAWCKRVLKSDIKDFESFLITVNNWMDEMTNYFLEGWTSGFVEGFNNRVKVLKRRCYGIFDIERLFQRISLDLNGYQTFALT, from the coding sequence ATGGATAACTCAATTCGCATTCCCCTCAACCTTCCCGATGTTCAAGTTCTAGAGCTATCGAAGACGGAACGAGGGGATTGGCTGATCAAAATTGAGAGTACTCTGCAAGGAACAACCTGCCACAAATGTGGACATGAGATTACTGACCTTCACTGCCATGATCAGGCTCTTCGAATTCGTCACATGCCATTGTTCGAAGTACCAGTGTATTTAGAAATTCGGCCCAAGCGCTATCGATGCGGGTATTGCGATGACCATCCCACAACAACTCAACGCTTAGAATGGCATGAACCTCGCAGTCCCAATACAAAAGCTTATGAGCATTGGCTTCTGCGTATCCTGATCAACTCAACGGTCTCAGATGTTGCTAGAAAACTAGGCGTTAGTGAAGGTGTCGTCAGTGGCATTATTGATCGCTGGATTGCCTGTCAAGTTGACTGGAGCGAATATTTAGACCTCAAGGTTATCGGGATTGACGAGATTTCTCTGAAAAGAGGCCACCGTGATTTTGTAGTTTTGATCACGATTCCTACCACAGGCGGAGTAGACATATTGGCAGTTCTGGCTGACCGTAAACAACAGACCGTTGCAAATTTCCTTAAATCGATTCCCCTTCATTTACGCCAAACCATTGAGCGGGTTTGTACTGATATGTATCAAGGATTTGTCAGTGCAGTCCGTGAACAACTCCCTCAATCCAAAATTGTCATTGACCGCTTTCATGTGGCCAAAGCCTATCGTAATTGTGCCGATACAGTTCGTAAACGGGAGGTCAAACGTCTACGCCAAGAACTCCCTAAGCAAGACTATGACAGTATCAAAGGTGCGATGTGGGCCTTTCGAAAACGGCCTGAGAATCTCCAGGAGTCAGAACAACAGTTGCTTGAGCGAGTGTTTGCTTATTCTCCTGAGATGAAGCAGGCCTACAAACTCCGAGAGGAATTGACACAGATATTTGAGGGTAGGTACACCAAAAACGGAGCTAAATGTGCCATCCGGGCTTGGTGTAAACGAGTCCTCAAAAGTGACATCAAGGATTTTGAGAGTTTCCTGATCACTGTCAACAATTGGATGGATGAGATGACCAACTATTTTCTGGAGGGATGGACCAGTGGCTTTGTCGAAGGATTTAACAACCGAGTTAAGGTCCTAAAAAGACGATGCTACGGTATTTTCGATATTGAAAGGCTCTTCCAAAGGATTTCGCTTGATCTCAATGGGTATCAGACTTTTGCCTTGACCTAA
- a CDS encoding DUF4259 domain-containing protein → MGTWGPGIFENDYALDWIAELANSADNNPLIDALNTVIDQIDKSPETQDCAVAITAAEVVAAWMGEPSEDCPEEVETWVEGRPAPSATMIAQARYVTEIVLENSELKNLWKNSDEFDKWQEGVEDLLPRLAC, encoded by the coding sequence ATGGGTACTTGGGGGCCAGGAATCTTTGAGAATGACTATGCACTAGACTGGATAGCTGAACTAGCGAATTCTGCTGACAATAACCCACTTATCGATGCCCTCAACACAGTCATTGATCAGATAGACAAATCCCCCGAAACCCAGGACTGCGCGGTTGCCATTACTGCGGCGGAGGTAGTCGCGGCTTGGATGGGTGAGCCTTCTGAAGATTGTCCAGAGGAGGTGGAGACATGGGTAGAAGGAAGACCAGCCCCTTCAGCAACGATGATTGCTCAGGCGAGATATGTCACTGAGATCGTTTTAGAGAACTCCGAACTCAAGAATTTATGGAAAAATTCAGATGAGTTTGATAAATGGCAGGAGGGCGTGGAGGATTTGCTGCCCCGACTAGCTTGTTAA
- a CDS encoding virulence factor, translating to MELLSIETTPSPNCIKLNLNELISTKALTLQNGVDSTAAPVVAQQLLAIEFVQSVFLVQDFITLTRKGNSDWQTILAKAAQIIGISEEADSTLLAQVSQPQESAAINSPSHPPSDLGHVEAAIQMFRGIPVQVRVTSADGQQARVALPERFNQALQRAIGTTQADYIAERRWEPYQSPAGPADEVAQQVAEEIASLIDIEELARLEAVAISNVSTTESLNTASVQQTLLSELSHSNWKHRLKALQQIEVTPATFPAVVSVLNDDQSTVRRWAAALLGASGMSVAVEPLGQVILGDSSAMVRRIAGDALSDLGNNTAMPTMCQALADSSKLVRWRAARFLNEMGDQTAVDALHHAVEIEAEFDVRVEMMAALERIQGGGETQLPMWMRITQG from the coding sequence ATGGAACTGCTCTCTATTGAAACCACTCCTAGCCCAAATTGCATCAAACTTAACTTGAATGAATTGATTAGCACCAAAGCACTGACATTACAGAACGGTGTAGATTCGACAGCGGCCCCGGTGGTGGCTCAACAGTTGTTAGCCATTGAGTTTGTCCAATCTGTCTTTCTTGTCCAGGATTTCATTACCCTAACTCGCAAGGGGAATTCAGATTGGCAGACTATTTTGGCGAAGGCTGCTCAGATCATAGGGATCTCGGAGGAAGCTGATTCAACGCTGCTAGCTCAGGTTTCACAGCCCCAAGAATCTGCGGCAATCAACAGTCCCTCACATCCCCCTTCAGATTTAGGTCATGTTGAGGCCGCGATTCAGATGTTCCGGGGTATTCCAGTGCAAGTGCGGGTAACTTCTGCCGATGGTCAGCAAGCACGGGTCGCTCTACCAGAACGATTTAACCAAGCCCTGCAACGGGCGATTGGGACGACTCAAGCAGATTATATTGCAGAGCGTCGTTGGGAACCGTATCAATCCCCAGCAGGTCCCGCTGATGAAGTTGCACAACAAGTTGCAGAAGAGATTGCTAGCCTGATTGATATAGAGGAATTAGCTCGTCTGGAGGCTGTTGCTATTTCCAATGTCTCTACAACAGAATCGTTGAACACAGCCTCAGTACAACAAACCCTCTTGTCTGAGCTGAGTCACTCGAACTGGAAACATCGGCTCAAGGCTCTCCAACAAATTGAGGTGACCCCAGCGACTTTTCCTGCTGTAGTGTCTGTCCTTAATGATGACCAGAGCACCGTACGTCGTTGGGCAGCAGCGCTTTTAGGTGCCAGTGGCATGAGTGTTGCGGTGGAGCCTTTAGGTCAGGTCATCCTTGGCGATTCTTCTGCTATGGTGCGTCGGATTGCAGGGGATGCCTTAAGTGATTTAGGGAATAATACTGCCATGCCAACGATGTGTCAGGCTCTAGCAGATTCCTCAAAGTTGGTTCGTTGGCGAGCGGCCCGGTTTCTGAATGAAATGGGAGATCAAACTGCTGTTGATGCTTTACACCATGCGGTTGAAATCGAAGCAGAATTTGATGTGCGTGTGGAGATGATGGCTGCACTGGAGCGGATTCAGGGGGGTGGTGAAACGCAATTACCAATGTGGATGCGGATTACGCAAGGATAG